Proteins from a genomic interval of Phyllopteryx taeniolatus isolate TA_2022b chromosome 3, UOR_Ptae_1.2, whole genome shotgun sequence:
- the LOC133475314 gene encoding uncharacterized protein LOC133475314 isoform X2 yields the protein MATGLWRQVEEHPAMTLSLFECLKLVGLQRLHERFTSMGIHHAACLVALTSEDLPLLEIRTAEDKSRLFKLVHLLRTLEQEGLRLGEVADDQETSRKRPAQHGNHRSARPDITKRLSMYNTYSTPQAQRNIAPRHRQHQHPRPNVAAKRCTNTANHPMPVYEAKRKPGYNYGLPLQPVSAKKQTRGLRIIVCVRKRPLTHAERRKGEADVVITPSAECVIVEEGKEAVDLTRYILQHPFYFDQVFAEYHSNEEVYKKTAYPLVQHMLNGGKATCFAFGQTGAGKTHTMMGSTPGEVGLYVLAVQDIFAHLSATCSPLLVYVSFCEIYCRQLYDLLNNRKRLFVREDGHSVVHIAGLCDVRVDSVNSLLKVISQGLAARTKRVSGINPLSSRSHALLQIQLRSTNQQIVGRMWFIDLAGSERASDTTATDWQTRMEGAEINQSLLALKECIRSLDQEQRHTPFRQSKLTQVLKDSFIGNSMTCMIANISPSHVATEHTLNTLRYADRVKELRGRSGGQECKATSSSKCSSVGKSLPKKPKMAIPNASFAAVAPTPRKPTGRAVNCSTPKSSRYGEGRAARAKLDIGIEEVGNSLVKGDGGHGCNKENGSTNTSSKEGLSEGSQNERLEESTEADGEDAVTVDEEMQQHLRHYHRQLQMFVPFSVSPPCSDRRSLCSSASSAGHLAFSGRHGSKDATTAYDSRVESSESLVEDGQQRVEMRWLTNLEQADVAVDVAVNSGENGEDSLEMDPSLDGLWTDCLMSVHKTICGSSRVEQQHQERQSDHHLVSACEHKSVVQTLQDYRTKLPRVLQNSQVCKHLEVHKQSEDKAKMSKDNTSSDSRLEGTTALLVQGDQTNSQLCTLGREKEPLTHAKNKDREFNLRSSSCDTKVAKKYTKEITHAKDEDRESCPPKDLQSPTSNAKWANNCTKEPLALLKNKDRECSLRSPTSDTKLANKYMIKEHHAHAKDEDADLCLSKDLQSPTSAGKLAKRHTKECLTHAKNKDDEIYQGSPTSDTKLTSKCMWGQLTHAKDDDEVCLPINIRSPTTDVKLDNKYTMKEHLTHAKNKDQEFFFLSLTSDVKLAKQYIVKEHLTHAADEDSDLCLPKDSRSPTSDAIHLTELTQETSCAPKKTISPSSTKSETAAPNLPCKSPKLQMDEPADLHWKERPSDPEFSLTMDHAKHLWIMWTSWRRFWIATRSVCAA from the exons ATGGCAACG GGTCTGTGGAGGCAAGTGGAAGAACATCCAGCCATGACACTGAGTCTGTTTGAGTGCCTCAAGTTGGTGGGCCTTCAGCGTCTTCACGAGCG CTTCACCTCCATGGGGATCCACCATGCGGCCTGTCTCGTAGCCCTCACTTCGGAGGACCTTCCCCTCTTGGAGATCCGCACGGCTGAGGACAAAAGCCGTCTCTTCAAGCTGGTCCACCTGCTCAGAACGCTGGAGCAGGAGGGGCTGAGACTCGGAGAAGTGGCCGATGACCAGGAAACGTCTCGCAAGCGTCCTGCGCAGCACGGCAACCACAGAAGCGCCAGGCCAGACATTACTAAACGGTTATCCATGTACAATACGTACTCCACGCCGCAAGCCCAGAGGAATATCGCGCCCCGCCACCGCCAACATCAGCACCCGAGACCCAACGTTGCAGCCAAGAGGTGCACGAATACAGCAAATCATCCGATGCCTGTTTACGAAGCCAAGAGAAAACCAGGGTACAACTACGGGCTTCCTCTCCAGCCCGTTTCTGCAAAAAA GCAAACCCGTGGCCTGAGGATCATTGTCTGCGTGAGGAAACGACCGCTGACGCACGCCGAGAGAAGGAAGGGCGAGGCGGATGTTGTGATAACGCCCAGTGCCGAGTGCGTGATTGTGGAAGAAGGCAAAGAAGCTGTGGATCTCACCCGGTACATTCTACAG CATCCGTTCTACTTTGACCAAGTTTTTGCAGAGTATCATTCCAATGAGGAAGTATATAAGAAAACAGCATATCCTCTGGTGCAGCACATGCTCAACGG cgGGAAGGCCACTTGCTTTGCATTTGGCCAGACGGGCGCGGGCAAGACTCACACCATGATGGGTTCCACTCCAGGGGAGGTGGGTTTGTACGTGCTGGCAGTCCAGGACATCTTTGCCCACCTGTCGGCCACGTGCAGCCCACTGCTGGTGTACGTCAGCTTCTGTGAGATCTATTGTCGCCAGCTCTATGACCTGCTCAACAACAGAAAAAG atTGTTTGTGAGGGAGGATGGTCACAGCGTGGTGCACATTGCAGGACTTTGTGATGTCAGAGTGGACTCGGTTAACTCACTCCTGAAG GTGATCTCGCAGGGTTTAGCGGCACGCACAAAGAGGGTGAGCGGCATCAATCCGCTTTCGTCTCGGTCCCACGCCTTGCTTCAAATTCAGCTCAGATCCACCAACCAGCAGATCGTTGGCAG AATGTGGTTCATCGACTTGGCAGGAAGTGAGCGGGCGTCGGACACCACGGCGACAGACTGGCAGACTCGTATGGAGGGAGCTGAGATCAACCAGAGTCTGCTGGCT CTGAAAGAATGTATCCGCTCCCTTGATCAAGAACAGCGGCACACACCGTTCAGACAAAGCAAACTCACTCAG gtCTTGAAAGATTCATTCATTGGCAACTCCATGACTTGTATGATTGCCAACATTTCACCCAGTCATGTCGCCACAGAGCACACTCTGAACACACTAAGATATGCCGACCG TGTGAAGGAGTTGAGGGGTCGCAGCGGAGGACAAGAATGCAAAGCCACATCATCTTCCAAATGCAGCAGCGTTGGAAAGAGTCTCCCTAAGAAGCCAAAGATGGCGATACCCAACGCGTCTTTTGCCGCTGTTGCACCCACGCCGAGGAAACCCACAGGGAGAGCCGTCAACTGTTCCACGCCCAAGAGCAGCAGATACGGGGAGGGAAGAGCTGCGAGAGCCAAACTCGACATCGGAATCGAAGAAGTGGGGAACTCGCTGGTAAAGGGCGATGGAGGGCACGGTTGCAACAAAGAAAACGGGAGCACCAACACGTCGAGTAAAGAAGGACTAAGTGAGGGAAGCCAAAATGAGAGACTCGAGGAGTCAACAGAAGCAGATGGAGAAGATGCCGTAACAGTGGACGAGGAAATGCAGCAGCACCTTCGACACTATCACCGGCAGCTGCAGATGTTCGTGCCGTTCTCCGTCTCGCCGCCTTGCTCCGACCGCCGATCACTCTGCTCCTCCGCATCATCCGCCGGACATCTTGCATTTTCTGGCCGTCACGGTTCGAAGGACGCTACGACCGCGTACGACAGCAGAGTCGAAAGTAGCGAGTCTTTAGTAGAAGACGGGCAGCAAAGAGTTGAGATGAGGTGGCTGACTAATCTGGAACAGGCCGACGTTGCAGTGGATGTAGCCGTCAACTCGGGAGAGAATGGCGAGGACTCGCTGGAAATGGACCCCTCGCTTGACGGCTTGTGGACGGACTGTTTAATGTCCGTCCACAAGACCATCTGCGGCTCCTCTCGTGTTGAACAGCAGCATCAGGAACGGCAATCCGACCATCACTTGGTGTCAGCCTGTGAACATAAGAGTGTAGTCCAAACCCTTCAGGACTACAGGACAAAGCTACCTAGAGTGTTACAAAATAGTCAGGTATGCAAACATCTGGAGGTACACAAACAGTCGGAGGATAAAGCCAAAATGTCTAAGGATAATACCTCAAGCGACTCCCGACTTGAGGGTACCACAGCCTTACTGGTTCAAGGAGATCAGACCAATAGCCAGCTCTGTACACTTGGGAGGGAAAAAGAGCCACTCACACATGCAAAGAATAAAGACAGAGAATTCAACCTTCGGTCTTCCAGCTGCGACACTAAAGTGGCAAAAAAGTACACAAAGGAGATCACACATGCAAAGGATGAGGACAGGGAATCCTGTCCCCCAAAAGACTTACAGTCTCCCACTTCTAACGCCAAATGGGCCAATAACTGCACAAAGGAGCCACTCGCACTTTTAAAGAATAAGGACAGAGAATGTTCTCTCCGAtctcccacttctgacaccaaattaGCAAATAAGTACATGATAAAAGAGCATCACGCACACGCTAAGGATGAGGATGCAGATTTATGCCTCTCAAAGGACTTGCAGTCTCCCACTTCTGCTGGCAAACTGGCCAAAAGGCACACAAAGGAGTGTCTCACACATGCTAAAAATAAAGACGATGAAATTTACCAGGGGTCTCCtacttctgacaccaaattgACGAGTAAATGCATGTGGGGCCAACTCACACATGCAAAGGATGACGATGAAGTCTGCCTCCCAATTAACATCCGGTCTCCCACTACTGACGTTAAATTGGACAATAAGTACACAATGAAAGAGCATCTCACACATGCAAAGAATAAAGACCAGgaatttttctttctgtctctcaCTTCTGACGTCAAATTGGCCAAACAGTATATAGTAAAGGAGCATCTCACACATGCAGCGGATGAGGACTCAGACCTCTGCCTACCAAAGGACAGCAGGTCTCCCACTTCTGATGCCATTCATCTCACAGAGCTGACACAAGAAACCTCATGTGCACCAAAGAAAACCATCTCACCCTCTTCGACTAAGAGTGAAACCGCTGCACCAAATCTTCCCTGCAAATCTCCGAAACTCCAAATGGATGAGCCTGCAGACTTGCACTGGAAAGAAAGGCCCTCCGACCCAGAGTTTTCCCTAACAATGGATCATGCCAA gCATTTGTGGATTATGTGGACAAGCTGGAGGAGATTCTGGATCGCAACGCGCAGTGTCTGCGCAGCATGA
- the LOC133475314 gene encoding uncharacterized protein LOC133475314 isoform X1, producing MATGLWRQVEEHPAMTLSLFECLKLVGLQRLHERFTSMGIHHAACLVALTSEDLPLLEIRTAEDKSRLFKLVHLLRTLEQEGLRLGEVADDQETSRKRPAQHGNHRSARPDITKRLSMYNTYSTPQAQRNIAPRHRQHQHPRPNVAAKRCTNTANHPMPVYEAKRKPGYNYGLPLQPVSAKKQTRGLRIIVCVRKRPLTHAERRKGEADVVITPSAECVIVEEGKEAVDLTRYILQHPFYFDQVFAEYHSNEEVYKKTAYPLVQHMLNGGKATCFAFGQTGAGKTHTMMGSTPGEVGLYVLAVQDIFAHLSATCSPLLVYVSFCEIYCRQLYDLLNNRKRLFVREDGHSVVHIAGLCDVRVDSVNSLLKVISQGLAARTKRVSGINPLSSRSHALLQIQLRSTNQQIVGRMWFIDLAGSERASDTTATDWQTRMEGAEINQSLLALKECIRSLDQEQRHTPFRQSKLTQVLKDSFIGNSMTCMIANISPSHVATEHTLNTLRYADRVKELRGRSGGQECKATSSSKCSSVGKSLPKKPKMAIPNASFAAVAPTPRKPTGRAVNCSTPKSSRYGEGRAARAKLDIGIEEVGNSLVKGDGGHGCNKENGSTNTSSKEGLSEGSQNERLEESTEADGEDAVTVDEEMQQHLRHYHRQLQMFVPFSVSPPCSDRRSLCSSASSAGHLAFSGRHGSKDATTAYDSRVESSESLVEDGQQRVEMRWLTNLEQADVAVDVAVNSGENGEDSLEMDPSLDGLWTDCLMSVHKTICGSSRVEQQHQERQSDHHLVSACEHKSVVQTLQDYRTKLPRVLQNSQVCKHLEVHKQSEDKAKMSKDNTSSDSRLEGTTALLVQGDQTNSQLCTLGREKEPLTHAKNKDREFNLRSSSCDTKVAKKYTKEITHAKDEDRESCPPKDLQSPTSNAKWANNCTKEPLALLKNKDRECSLRSPTSDTKLANKYMIKEHHAHAKDEDADLCLSKDLQSPTSAGKLAKRHTKECLTHAKNKDDEIYQGSPTSDTKLTSKCMWGQLTHAKDDDEVCLPINIRSPTTDVKLDNKYTMKEHLTHAKNKDQEFFFLSLTSDVKLAKQYIVKEHLTHAADEDSDLCLPKDSRSPTSDAIHLTELTQETSCAPKKTISPSSTKSETAAPNLPCKSPKLQMDEPADLHWKERPSDPEFSLTMDHAKWRVIQAHWEKLRKMEPLLHEEQTLLCKQPYMAFVDYVDKLEEILDRNAQCLRSMRTKLRLYRMTSSFSEPEHKQAEHSIKPLA from the exons ATGGCAACG GGTCTGTGGAGGCAAGTGGAAGAACATCCAGCCATGACACTGAGTCTGTTTGAGTGCCTCAAGTTGGTGGGCCTTCAGCGTCTTCACGAGCG CTTCACCTCCATGGGGATCCACCATGCGGCCTGTCTCGTAGCCCTCACTTCGGAGGACCTTCCCCTCTTGGAGATCCGCACGGCTGAGGACAAAAGCCGTCTCTTCAAGCTGGTCCACCTGCTCAGAACGCTGGAGCAGGAGGGGCTGAGACTCGGAGAAGTGGCCGATGACCAGGAAACGTCTCGCAAGCGTCCTGCGCAGCACGGCAACCACAGAAGCGCCAGGCCAGACATTACTAAACGGTTATCCATGTACAATACGTACTCCACGCCGCAAGCCCAGAGGAATATCGCGCCCCGCCACCGCCAACATCAGCACCCGAGACCCAACGTTGCAGCCAAGAGGTGCACGAATACAGCAAATCATCCGATGCCTGTTTACGAAGCCAAGAGAAAACCAGGGTACAACTACGGGCTTCCTCTCCAGCCCGTTTCTGCAAAAAA GCAAACCCGTGGCCTGAGGATCATTGTCTGCGTGAGGAAACGACCGCTGACGCACGCCGAGAGAAGGAAGGGCGAGGCGGATGTTGTGATAACGCCCAGTGCCGAGTGCGTGATTGTGGAAGAAGGCAAAGAAGCTGTGGATCTCACCCGGTACATTCTACAG CATCCGTTCTACTTTGACCAAGTTTTTGCAGAGTATCATTCCAATGAGGAAGTATATAAGAAAACAGCATATCCTCTGGTGCAGCACATGCTCAACGG cgGGAAGGCCACTTGCTTTGCATTTGGCCAGACGGGCGCGGGCAAGACTCACACCATGATGGGTTCCACTCCAGGGGAGGTGGGTTTGTACGTGCTGGCAGTCCAGGACATCTTTGCCCACCTGTCGGCCACGTGCAGCCCACTGCTGGTGTACGTCAGCTTCTGTGAGATCTATTGTCGCCAGCTCTATGACCTGCTCAACAACAGAAAAAG atTGTTTGTGAGGGAGGATGGTCACAGCGTGGTGCACATTGCAGGACTTTGTGATGTCAGAGTGGACTCGGTTAACTCACTCCTGAAG GTGATCTCGCAGGGTTTAGCGGCACGCACAAAGAGGGTGAGCGGCATCAATCCGCTTTCGTCTCGGTCCCACGCCTTGCTTCAAATTCAGCTCAGATCCACCAACCAGCAGATCGTTGGCAG AATGTGGTTCATCGACTTGGCAGGAAGTGAGCGGGCGTCGGACACCACGGCGACAGACTGGCAGACTCGTATGGAGGGAGCTGAGATCAACCAGAGTCTGCTGGCT CTGAAAGAATGTATCCGCTCCCTTGATCAAGAACAGCGGCACACACCGTTCAGACAAAGCAAACTCACTCAG gtCTTGAAAGATTCATTCATTGGCAACTCCATGACTTGTATGATTGCCAACATTTCACCCAGTCATGTCGCCACAGAGCACACTCTGAACACACTAAGATATGCCGACCG TGTGAAGGAGTTGAGGGGTCGCAGCGGAGGACAAGAATGCAAAGCCACATCATCTTCCAAATGCAGCAGCGTTGGAAAGAGTCTCCCTAAGAAGCCAAAGATGGCGATACCCAACGCGTCTTTTGCCGCTGTTGCACCCACGCCGAGGAAACCCACAGGGAGAGCCGTCAACTGTTCCACGCCCAAGAGCAGCAGATACGGGGAGGGAAGAGCTGCGAGAGCCAAACTCGACATCGGAATCGAAGAAGTGGGGAACTCGCTGGTAAAGGGCGATGGAGGGCACGGTTGCAACAAAGAAAACGGGAGCACCAACACGTCGAGTAAAGAAGGACTAAGTGAGGGAAGCCAAAATGAGAGACTCGAGGAGTCAACAGAAGCAGATGGAGAAGATGCCGTAACAGTGGACGAGGAAATGCAGCAGCACCTTCGACACTATCACCGGCAGCTGCAGATGTTCGTGCCGTTCTCCGTCTCGCCGCCTTGCTCCGACCGCCGATCACTCTGCTCCTCCGCATCATCCGCCGGACATCTTGCATTTTCTGGCCGTCACGGTTCGAAGGACGCTACGACCGCGTACGACAGCAGAGTCGAAAGTAGCGAGTCTTTAGTAGAAGACGGGCAGCAAAGAGTTGAGATGAGGTGGCTGACTAATCTGGAACAGGCCGACGTTGCAGTGGATGTAGCCGTCAACTCGGGAGAGAATGGCGAGGACTCGCTGGAAATGGACCCCTCGCTTGACGGCTTGTGGACGGACTGTTTAATGTCCGTCCACAAGACCATCTGCGGCTCCTCTCGTGTTGAACAGCAGCATCAGGAACGGCAATCCGACCATCACTTGGTGTCAGCCTGTGAACATAAGAGTGTAGTCCAAACCCTTCAGGACTACAGGACAAAGCTACCTAGAGTGTTACAAAATAGTCAGGTATGCAAACATCTGGAGGTACACAAACAGTCGGAGGATAAAGCCAAAATGTCTAAGGATAATACCTCAAGCGACTCCCGACTTGAGGGTACCACAGCCTTACTGGTTCAAGGAGATCAGACCAATAGCCAGCTCTGTACACTTGGGAGGGAAAAAGAGCCACTCACACATGCAAAGAATAAAGACAGAGAATTCAACCTTCGGTCTTCCAGCTGCGACACTAAAGTGGCAAAAAAGTACACAAAGGAGATCACACATGCAAAGGATGAGGACAGGGAATCCTGTCCCCCAAAAGACTTACAGTCTCCCACTTCTAACGCCAAATGGGCCAATAACTGCACAAAGGAGCCACTCGCACTTTTAAAGAATAAGGACAGAGAATGTTCTCTCCGAtctcccacttctgacaccaaattaGCAAATAAGTACATGATAAAAGAGCATCACGCACACGCTAAGGATGAGGATGCAGATTTATGCCTCTCAAAGGACTTGCAGTCTCCCACTTCTGCTGGCAAACTGGCCAAAAGGCACACAAAGGAGTGTCTCACACATGCTAAAAATAAAGACGATGAAATTTACCAGGGGTCTCCtacttctgacaccaaattgACGAGTAAATGCATGTGGGGCCAACTCACACATGCAAAGGATGACGATGAAGTCTGCCTCCCAATTAACATCCGGTCTCCCACTACTGACGTTAAATTGGACAATAAGTACACAATGAAAGAGCATCTCACACATGCAAAGAATAAAGACCAGgaatttttctttctgtctctcaCTTCTGACGTCAAATTGGCCAAACAGTATATAGTAAAGGAGCATCTCACACATGCAGCGGATGAGGACTCAGACCTCTGCCTACCAAAGGACAGCAGGTCTCCCACTTCTGATGCCATTCATCTCACAGAGCTGACACAAGAAACCTCATGTGCACCAAAGAAAACCATCTCACCCTCTTCGACTAAGAGTGAAACCGCTGCACCAAATCTTCCCTGCAAATCTCCGAAACTCCAAATGGATGAGCCTGCAGACTTGCACTGGAAAGAAAGGCCCTCCGACCCAGAGTTTTCCCTAACAATGGATCATGCCAA ATGGCGTGTCatccaggcccactgggagaaaCTGAGGAAAATGGAGCCCTTACTGCATGAAGAGCAAACGCTTCTATGCAAGCAACCTTATATG gCATTTGTGGATTATGTGGACAAGCTGGAGGAGATTCTGGATCGCAACGCGCAGTGTCTGCGCAGCATGAGAACCAAGCTGCGTTTATATCGTATGACCAGCTCCTTTTCTGAGCCTGAGCACAAACAAGCGGAACACAGTATTAAACCACTGGCATGA